Proteins encoded in a region of the Nocardia asteroides genome:
- the nudC gene encoding NAD(+) diphosphatase: MSAFQLNSVPLLSRAVVDRAEQIRGDAQALKEGWGSARLLRVNRRGQARFEEGVLVLESALELSAEPSPAAVFLGVEDDIHLWAVRDPELEGTLTDLRALAGGTVDDRTAGLLSTAIALLNWHDKAGFHGADGTVTTAAKAGWSRVTESGYEEFPRIDPAVICLIHDGGDRVLLARQHSWPKSLFSLLAGFVEAGESLERCVEREMREEVGLDVREISYLGSQPWPFPRSLMLGFAAVADPEQPLVFSDGEIAEANWFTRAQVREALAVGDWSKQGEGAELLLPGSISIARTIVESWAAID, encoded by the coding sequence GTGTCCGCTTTTCAGCTCAATAGTGTTCCGTTGCTGTCCCGTGCCGTCGTGGACCGGGCCGAGCAGATCCGGGGTGATGCCCAGGCTCTGAAGGAGGGCTGGGGCAGCGCGAGACTCTTGCGAGTCAACCGGCGCGGGCAGGCGCGGTTCGAGGAGGGCGTCCTGGTCCTGGAATCGGCACTCGAGTTGTCCGCCGAGCCGAGCCCGGCCGCGGTGTTCCTCGGCGTCGAGGACGACATCCACCTCTGGGCGGTGCGGGACCCGGAGCTGGAGGGCACGCTGACCGATTTGCGCGCGCTGGCAGGCGGCACCGTCGACGACCGCACCGCCGGGCTGCTCTCCACCGCGATCGCATTGCTGAACTGGCACGACAAGGCCGGATTCCACGGTGCCGACGGCACGGTGACGACCGCGGCCAAGGCGGGGTGGTCGCGCGTCACCGAGAGCGGTTACGAGGAGTTTCCCCGGATCGATCCGGCGGTGATCTGCCTGATCCACGACGGTGGTGACCGGGTGCTGCTCGCGCGTCAGCACAGCTGGCCGAAGTCGCTGTTCTCGCTGTTGGCCGGGTTCGTCGAGGCGGGCGAGTCGCTGGAACGCTGCGTGGAGCGCGAGATGCGCGAGGAAGTCGGCCTCGACGTGCGCGAGATCAGCTACCTGGGCAGCCAGCCGTGGCCGTTCCCGCGCTCGCTGATGCTCGGCTTCGCCGCGGTCGCCGATCCCGAGCAGCCGCTGGTCTTCTCCGACGGGGAGATCGCCGAAGCCAACTGGTTCACCCGCGCGCAGGTGCGCGAAGCGCTGGCGGTGGGCGACTGGTCGAAGCAGGGCGAGGGCGCCGAGCTGCTGCTGCCCGGCTCGATCTCCATCGCGCGCACCATCGTCGAATCCTGGGCCGCGATCGACTGA
- a CDS encoding ATP-dependent DNA helicase UvrD2, which produces MMDRVPALDLADLDPEQAAAVRAPRGPVCVLAGAGTGKTRTITYRIAHLIAQGHVKADQVLAVTFTARAAGELRTRLRALGLGGDATQVQARTFHAAALRQLKYFWPQIVGDVPWRLIDAKFPIVAQAAHQAGLSTATDSVRDLLSEIEWAKASLIAPEDYAAAVAEQRRETPYEALRVADVYAGYEKLKATPDGLLLDFDDLLLHTAAALEDYPAVADEFRGRYRSFVVDEYQDVTPLQQRVLDAWLGERDDLTVVGDANQTIYSFTGATPSYLLDFSRRYPDATVVRLERDYRSTPQVVSLANRVIGSARGRIAGTRLQLIGQRADGPEPVFAEYDDAPAEAAAVAKAIGRLIEAGTPAAEIAVLYRINAQSESYEQALTERGIPYQVRGGEGFFARAEVRQAVQALRQVATREDLPDQARSGKALVSLVRAALAPLGLTATEPAGAQARERWSSLVALVRLTEELVGNGERLDLTGLLRELAARAEARHPPTVQGVTLASLHAAKGLEWDAVFLVGLSDGTMPIAHVLADDGSVADQAALEEERRLLYVGVTRAREHLRLSWALARNEGGRRTRRRSRFLNGLVPDDSPASRIAAAPQAPNGVRPTCRVCAKPLIGTYATMLGRCRRCPAELDAELLAALRDWRSEKAQALRVREFVVFTDTTLTAIAEQLPADDAALAAIAGIGAKKIDQFGADVLAIVASRLRSRSQNRR; this is translated from the coding sequence ATGATGGACCGCGTGCCCGCTCTCGACCTCGCCGACCTCGATCCCGAGCAGGCCGCCGCCGTCCGCGCGCCGCGCGGCCCGGTGTGCGTGCTCGCGGGCGCGGGCACCGGCAAGACCAGGACCATCACCTATCGCATCGCGCACCTGATCGCGCAGGGGCACGTCAAGGCTGATCAGGTGCTCGCGGTGACGTTCACCGCGCGGGCGGCGGGGGAGCTGCGCACCCGGCTGCGCGCGCTCGGCCTCGGCGGCGACGCGACCCAGGTGCAGGCGCGAACATTCCACGCGGCGGCGTTGCGGCAGCTCAAGTACTTCTGGCCGCAGATCGTCGGTGACGTACCGTGGCGGCTGATCGATGCGAAGTTCCCCATCGTCGCGCAGGCGGCGCACCAGGCGGGACTGTCCACGGCCACCGACAGCGTCCGCGACCTGCTCAGCGAGATCGAGTGGGCGAAAGCCTCGCTCATCGCGCCGGAGGACTACGCGGCGGCGGTGGCCGAGCAGCGGCGCGAGACCCCCTATGAGGCGCTGCGCGTCGCCGACGTCTACGCCGGTTACGAGAAGCTCAAGGCGACGCCGGACGGGCTGTTGCTGGATTTCGACGACCTGCTGCTGCATACGGCGGCCGCGCTGGAGGACTATCCGGCGGTGGCCGACGAATTTCGCGGCCGGTACCGCAGTTTCGTCGTCGATGAGTACCAAGACGTCACGCCGCTGCAACAGCGCGTGCTCGACGCCTGGCTCGGCGAGCGGGACGACCTCACCGTCGTCGGCGACGCCAACCAGACGATCTACTCGTTCACCGGCGCCACGCCGAGCTACCTGCTGGACTTCTCCCGTCGTTATCCCGATGCCACCGTGGTCCGTCTGGAACGTGACTATCGCTCTACTCCGCAGGTGGTGTCGCTGGCCAACCGGGTGATCGGGTCGGCGCGCGGGCGCATCGCGGGCACCAGGCTGCAATTGATCGGCCAGCGCGCCGACGGGCCCGAACCGGTGTTCGCCGAATACGACGACGCGCCCGCGGAGGCCGCGGCGGTGGCCAAGGCGATCGGCCGGCTCATCGAGGCGGGCACACCGGCCGCCGAGATCGCCGTCCTGTATCGGATCAATGCCCAGTCGGAGAGCTACGAGCAGGCGCTCACCGAGCGCGGCATCCCGTACCAGGTGCGCGGCGGTGAGGGTTTCTTCGCCCGAGCGGAGGTGAGGCAGGCCGTGCAGGCGCTGCGGCAGGTCGCGACCCGCGAGGACTTGCCCGATCAGGCACGCAGCGGCAAAGCGCTGGTCTCACTGGTCCGCGCGGCCCTCGCCCCGCTCGGCCTCACCGCCACCGAGCCCGCAGGCGCCCAGGCGCGCGAACGCTGGTCCTCGCTGGTCGCCCTGGTGCGCTTGACCGAGGAACTGGTCGGCAACGGCGAGCGGCTCGACCTGACCGGGCTGCTGCGCGAACTCGCGGCGCGCGCCGAGGCCAGGCATCCACCCACGGTGCAAGGGGTCACGCTGGCCTCGCTGCACGCCGCCAAGGGCTTGGAGTGGGACGCGGTGTTCCTCGTCGGCCTGTCCGACGGGACCATGCCGATCGCGCACGTTCTCGCCGACGACGGCTCGGTCGCCGACCAGGCGGCGCTCGAGGAGGAGCGGCGGTTGCTCTACGTCGGGGTCACCAGGGCGCGCGAACATTTGCGACTGTCCTGGGCGCTGGCCAGAAACGAAGGGGGCAGGCGCACGCGGCGGCGTTCGCGATTCCTCAACGGCCTCGTCCCCGACGATTCGCCCGCGTCGCGGATCGCGGCCGCGCCGCAGGCCCCGAACGGCGTCCGCCCGACCTGCCGGGTCTGCGCGAAGCCGTTGATCGGCACCTATGCGACGATGCTCGGCCGCTGCCGCCGTTGCCCGGCCGAACTGGACGCCGAATTGCTTGCGGCACTGCGGGACTGGCGTTCGGAGAAGGCGCAGGCACTGCGGGTGCGCGAATTCGTCGTGTTCACCGACACCACGCTCACCGCGATCGCCGAACAACTGCCCGCCGACGACGCCGCGCTGGCCGCGATCGCGGGCATCGGCGCGAAGAAGATCGACCAGTTCGGCGCCGACGTGCTCGCGATCGTCGCGTCCCGGCTTCGATCAAGGTCACAAAACCGCAGGTAG
- a CDS encoding WhiB family transcriptional regulator translates to MTCRTVASTTPSQEITKVLPCRAGDPDLWFAESPVQLEQAKALCATCPIRKGCLSAAMDRREPWGVWGGEIFDQGVVIARKRPRGRPRKVAVPA, encoded by the coding sequence GTGACATGCCGAACCGTGGCGTCGACTACTCCGTCCCAGGAGATCACCAAGGTCCTGCCCTGCCGTGCTGGAGATCCGGACCTCTGGTTCGCCGAGAGCCCGGTCCAGTTGGAGCAGGCCAAGGCGCTGTGCGCGACCTGCCCCATCCGCAAGGGCTGCCTGAGCGCCGCCATGGATCGCCGTGAGCCGTGGGGTGTTTGGGGCGGTGAGATCTTCGACCAGGGTGTCGTGATCGCCCGCAAGCGTCCCCGCGGTCGTCCGCGCAAGGTCGCGGTCCCGGCGTGA
- a CDS encoding mycoredoxin codes for MYSTTWCGYCRRLKKQLDEAGITYVEIDIEQDPASAEFVGSVNGGNHVVPTVKFADGSTATNPSLAAVKQVLAGLS; via the coding sequence ATGTACTCGACCACCTGGTGCGGCTACTGCCGCAGGCTCAAGAAGCAGCTGGACGAGGCGGGCATCACCTACGTCGAGATCGACATCGAGCAAGATCCGGCGTCGGCCGAGTTCGTCGGCAGTGTCAACGGCGGCAATCACGTCGTGCCGACCGTCAAGTTCGCCGACGGCTCCACAGCGACCAACCCGTCGCTGGCGGCCGTCAAACAGGTCCTCGCCGGTCTGTCCTGA
- a CDS encoding potassium channel family protein, translating to MFGDRARALGLANRPDFALVGVLRIPEVQASPWISLTRRVLFATALLFLAALVVYIGRDGYHDNSGNELSFLDAFYYATVSLSTTGYGDIHPVTPDARLANIVIITPLRILFLIVLVGTTLSVLTERSRQAFKIQRWRHTVRNHTVVVGYGTKGRTAIDAMLGDGVQPADIVVVDTDMVALEAAANAGLVTVHGSATQSDVLRLAGVQNSESVVVATNRDDTAVLVTLTARELNKTAKIVVAIREAENTHLVRQSGANSVVVSSETAGRLLGIATTTPTVVEMMEDLLTPEEGFAVAEREVEPSEIGGSPRHLGDIVLGVVRNGVLHRVGEPEVDAIEARDKLLYIRRSAK from the coding sequence GTGTTCGGTGATCGAGCGCGTGCTCTGGGGTTGGCCAATCGCCCCGATTTCGCCCTGGTCGGCGTGCTGCGCATCCCGGAAGTGCAGGCCAGCCCGTGGATTTCGCTGACCAGGCGGGTGCTGTTCGCGACGGCGCTGCTCTTCCTGGCCGCGCTGGTCGTGTACATCGGGCGCGACGGTTACCACGACAACTCGGGAAACGAGCTGTCGTTCCTGGACGCGTTCTACTACGCCACGGTTTCGCTGTCGACCACCGGATACGGCGACATCCACCCGGTGACGCCCGATGCGCGGTTGGCGAATATCGTCATCATCACCCCGCTGCGCATCCTTTTCCTGATCGTCCTGGTCGGAACTACCCTCAGCGTGCTGACCGAACGTTCCCGGCAGGCTTTCAAGATTCAGCGATGGAGGCACACCGTGCGCAATCACACCGTGGTCGTCGGATACGGCACGAAGGGGCGGACCGCGATCGACGCGATGCTCGGCGACGGCGTGCAGCCCGCCGACATCGTCGTGGTGGACACCGACATGGTCGCTTTGGAGGCGGCGGCGAACGCCGGGCTGGTCACGGTGCACGGCTCGGCCACCCAATCCGACGTGCTGCGACTGGCCGGTGTGCAGAACTCCGAGTCGGTGGTGGTCGCCACCAACCGCGACGACACCGCCGTGCTGGTCACGCTGACCGCCCGGGAGTTGAACAAGACCGCCAAGATCGTGGTGGCGATCCGGGAGGCGGAGAACACCCACCTGGTGCGGCAGTCCGGCGCGAACTCGGTGGTGGTGTCCTCGGAGACCGCGGGCCGCTTGCTCGGCATCGCGACGACCACGCCGACGGTCGTGGAGATGATGGAAGATCTGCTGACGCCCGAGGAGGGCTTCGCCGTCGCCGAACGTGAGGTGGAGCCGTCCGAGATCGGCGGCTCGCCACGGCATCTCGGCGATATCGTCCTGGGCGTGGTGCGCAACGGCGTGCTGCACCGGGTGGGCGAGCCGGAGGTCGACGCGATCGAGGCGCGCGACAAACTGCTCTACATCCGTCGATCGGCGAAGTGA
- a CDS encoding AarF/ABC1/UbiB kinase family protein, with protein MSEIVRRRSSRNAKLAKIPLGIAGRAAVGFGKKLAGGDKSEINAQLNQKAAEQLFTVLGELKGGAMKFGQALSVMEAAVPEEFGEHYREALTKLQAAAPPMPAATVHRVLDQQLGTQWRTRFRDFDDAPAASASIGQVHRAVWSDGRTVAVKVQYPGADEALRADLKTLSRMSGLVASVIPGADVKPILAEITERTEEELDYRNEAANQRAFAKGFDGHGEIVVPKVVASAPKVIVTEWLDGIAVSTIIKQGAADPAGTLALRNRVAGLMGRFHFSSPEVVGLLHADPHPGNFMMLPDNRLAVIDFGACAPMPDGFPPVLGRMLALAVEERFAELTELLYDHGWVIPGRVVTHQEIADYLRPFTDPIQTDSFHFTRRWMQRVAGKASELSSPEMKTARALQLPAEYVMIFRVLGGSVGILAQLDAELPFMQLVRTWMPGFTEERTAS; from the coding sequence GTGTCTGAGATTGTGCGCCGTCGCTCGTCCCGCAACGCCAAATTGGCCAAGATCCCGCTCGGCATCGCCGGGCGGGCAGCCGTCGGGTTCGGCAAGAAGCTCGCCGGAGGCGACAAGTCCGAGATCAACGCGCAGCTCAACCAGAAGGCCGCCGAACAGTTGTTCACCGTGCTGGGTGAGCTCAAGGGCGGCGCGATGAAATTCGGACAAGCGCTCAGCGTGATGGAGGCCGCGGTACCGGAGGAGTTCGGCGAGCACTATCGCGAAGCGCTCACCAAGCTGCAGGCCGCCGCGCCGCCCATGCCCGCCGCAACCGTCCACCGGGTGCTCGATCAGCAACTCGGCACCCAGTGGCGCACCCGTTTCCGTGACTTCGACGACGCACCGGCCGCTTCGGCCAGTATCGGGCAGGTGCACCGGGCGGTGTGGTCGGACGGGCGGACCGTCGCAGTCAAGGTGCAGTACCCCGGCGCCGACGAGGCCCTGCGCGCGGATCTGAAGACACTGTCACGTATGTCCGGTCTGGTCGCCTCCGTGATCCCGGGTGCGGACGTCAAGCCGATCCTCGCCGAGATCACCGAACGCACCGAAGAAGAGCTGGACTACCGCAACGAGGCGGCCAACCAGCGCGCCTTCGCCAAGGGCTTCGACGGGCACGGCGAGATCGTGGTGCCGAAAGTGGTGGCCAGCGCGCCGAAAGTGATCGTCACCGAATGGCTGGACGGCATCGCCGTCTCCACGATCATCAAGCAGGGCGCCGCGGACCCTGCGGGCACTCTCGCGCTGCGCAATCGTGTCGCGGGGCTGATGGGCCGGTTCCACTTCTCCTCCCCGGAGGTCGTCGGACTACTGCACGCCGACCCGCACCCGGGGAACTTCATGATGCTGCCCGACAACAGGCTCGCGGTCATCGATTTCGGCGCCTGCGCACCGATGCCCGACGGCTTTCCCCCGGTGCTGGGCCGGATGCTGGCCCTCGCGGTCGAGGAGCGTTTCGCCGAACTCACCGAACTGCTGTACGACCACGGCTGGGTCATTCCCGGCCGGGTGGTCACCCACCAGGAGATCGCCGACTATTTGCGCCCGTTCACCGACCCGATCCAGACCGACTCGTTCCACTTCACCCGCAGGTGGATGCAGCGCGTGGCGGGTAAAGCCTCGGAGTTGTCCAGCCCGGAGATGAAAACCGCGCGGGCACTGCAACTTCCGGCGGAATACGTGATGATCTTCCGCGTACTCGGCGGTTCCGTCGGCATCTTGGCGCAACTCGACGCCGAGTTGCCGTTCATGCAACTCGTCCGCACCTGGATGCCCGGTTTCACCGAAGAACGTACTGCTTCCTGA
- a CDS encoding ATP-dependent helicase produces the protein MTGRVTPHQLAQALGLPPPTDEQAAVIAAPPGPTLVVAGAGAGKTETMAARVVWMVANRLVLPDEVLGLTFTRKAAQQLTARIRTRLARLAGAPLLRELDPTGRLRAQLTGAEPEISTYHSYAGRLLTEHGLLLPVEPSATLLTETQLWQLAHQVVRAWDGDLETDRTPVSVTEAVLALSGQLAEHLVEPEELAEAHTELAKLVHTLPAGPRQRGGPSQTLLNIVQVQRERVALLPLVQQLAEALRRRGALDFGAQMSLAARLAAEHPEVAAAERARFRLVLLDEYQDTGHAQRVLLAALFGGAEDGTQRTDDDSSVEDQLPPETASPLGDGPQDAHFAPTSQRADAGDMTQEGRPRFAGAHDPRAETRRHDQRTPPRDPRAQRLAVTAVGDPMQSIYGWRGASAANLPRFATDFPTAPGVPAPTLALLTSWRNPPEALALANLVAEPLRRKAIEGGGVTVDALRAKPDAGAGVVALALTATVADEREWVAERIAAQWAARRAAQQPPPTSAVLVRRNADAAPLAEALRAQGLPVEIVGLGGLLATPEVADIVATLRLIAEPGSGSAAMRVLTGARWRLGVADIAALARRARDLSIRPPGSQGPAEIADGAALDEALREVAPEPAEQAGLADAIADPGPRQQYSQAGFARIEALGRELAALRERSGQPLAELVADVERTIGVGVETQTRRAMAGTGAGREHLDAFAEVVAGYAADTGASLGGLLAFLAAAEEVENGLEPGEVEVAKDRVQVLTVHAAKGLEWEIVAVPHVVEGVFPSKVGSGTWLGALAELPTSLRGDRKQDDAAEGVPVLDLTDLYDRADLDRAIKAHKEALERRRIDEERRLFYVALTRTERVLLVSAHHWAETGSSPKGPSDFLLELKHAHQDPDSPAYDVLTIDRWDDPPAADAVNPFTDNPATAEWPRDPLSTRRDPVEQGAALVRAALADLRSRAADAGPAPHDTAQGRGLLEGQLPPLDDAAAYPDEPAYYPPDDEVPPDEFADDFEVLATEYADPYADIEPYFGSAPDPVEEYLSADEPFAATGFAPPPPEDPYRPEHTHPVPDPDDPDGWAADVDALLAEHQAAAAAAEEVELPGQIAATALVELRADPAKLAARLRRPLPYPPNPLARRGTAFHAWVQRWFGSTRLLGLDELPGAADSGAADAGLDAELTAMQEAFLNSPWADRSPIEVEIPFETSIAGTVIRGRMDAVFAEPGGGWIVVDWKTGAEPSAAEEPAVAMQLAVYRLAWARLMAAREGRSEQEMLPRIGAAFHYVRTGRTIAPRNLAGPDELAELVRNAAPAGSPPATK, from the coding sequence GTGACGGGCCGGGTGACGCCGCATCAGCTCGCGCAAGCGCTGGGCCTGCCGCCGCCGACCGACGAACAGGCCGCCGTGATCGCGGCCCCGCCGGGCCCGACCCTCGTCGTCGCGGGCGCGGGCGCGGGCAAGACCGAGACGATGGCCGCCCGCGTGGTGTGGATGGTCGCGAACCGGCTCGTGCTGCCCGACGAAGTGCTCGGGCTGACGTTCACGCGTAAAGCCGCACAGCAGTTGACCGCCCGCATCCGGACCAGGTTGGCCCGGCTCGCTGGCGCGCCGCTGCTGCGCGAACTCGACCCGACCGGTCGGCTGCGCGCCCAGCTGACCGGCGCGGAACCGGAGATCAGCACCTACCACTCGTACGCGGGCAGGTTGCTCACCGAACACGGCCTGCTGCTCCCGGTAGAGCCCTCGGCGACGCTGCTGACCGAGACACAGCTCTGGCAGCTCGCCCATCAGGTGGTCCGCGCCTGGGACGGAGACCTGGAGACCGACCGCACCCCGGTGTCGGTCACCGAGGCGGTGCTCGCGTTGTCCGGGCAGCTGGCCGAGCATCTGGTCGAGCCCGAGGAACTGGCCGAGGCGCACACCGAGCTGGCGAAGCTGGTGCACACACTGCCCGCGGGTCCGCGACAGCGCGGCGGGCCCAGTCAGACCCTGCTGAACATCGTGCAGGTGCAGCGGGAACGGGTGGCACTGCTGCCGCTGGTGCAGCAGCTCGCCGAGGCTCTGCGCAGGCGCGGCGCACTGGATTTCGGCGCGCAGATGTCGCTGGCCGCGCGCCTGGCCGCCGAGCATCCCGAGGTCGCCGCCGCCGAACGCGCCCGCTTCCGCCTGGTCCTGCTCGATGAATACCAGGACACCGGCCACGCCCAGCGAGTCCTGCTCGCCGCCTTGTTCGGTGGCGCGGAGGACGGCACTCAGAGAACCGATGACGATTCCTCGGTGGAAGACCAGCTTCCGCCGGAGACAGCGTCCCCACTCGGTGACGGTCCGCAGGACGCCCACTTCGCGCCGACCTCCCAGCGCGCCGATGCCGGGGACATGACGCAAGAGGGCCGACCGCGGTTCGCCGGTGCGCACGACCCTCGCGCCGAGACCAGGAGGCACGACCAGCGGACCCCGCCGCGAGACCCGCGAGCGCAGCGGCTCGCCGTGACCGCCGTCGGGGACCCGATGCAGTCGATTTACGGCTGGCGTGGCGCTTCGGCGGCGAATCTGCCCCGGTTCGCCACCGATTTCCCCACCGCACCGGGCGTGCCCGCCCCCACGCTGGCGTTGCTGACCAGCTGGCGCAATCCGCCGGAGGCGCTGGCACTGGCGAATCTGGTGGCGGAACCGTTGCGGCGCAAGGCGATCGAAGGCGGCGGCGTGACCGTCGACGCCTTGCGCGCCAAGCCCGATGCCGGAGCGGGAGTGGTGGCGCTGGCGCTGACCGCGACCGTGGCCGACGAACGCGAGTGGGTGGCCGAGCGGATCGCCGCGCAGTGGGCCGCCCGGCGCGCGGCGCAGCAGCCGCCGCCCACGTCGGCGGTGCTGGTGCGCCGCAACGCCGATGCCGCGCCGCTCGCCGAAGCCCTTCGCGCGCAGGGGCTCCCGGTGGAGATCGTCGGGCTCGGCGGATTGCTGGCCACCCCGGAGGTCGCCGACATCGTCGCCACCCTGCGGTTGATCGCCGAACCGGGCTCCGGCAGCGCCGCCATGCGTGTGCTGACCGGCGCGCGCTGGCGCCTGGGAGTGGCCGACATCGCCGCGCTCGCCCGCCGGGCCAGGGACCTGTCCATCCGGCCTCCGGGGTCGCAGGGCCCGGCCGAGATCGCCGACGGCGCGGCGCTGGACGAGGCGCTGCGGGAAGTGGCGCCGGAACCGGCCGAGCAGGCCGGGCTGGCCGACGCGATCGCCGATCCCGGTCCGCGGCAGCAGTATTCGCAGGCCGGGTTCGCCCGTATCGAGGCGCTGGGACGGGAGCTGGCCGCGTTGCGCGAACGCAGCGGGCAGCCGCTGGCGGAGTTGGTCGCCGACGTCGAGCGCACCATCGGCGTCGGCGTGGAGACCCAGACGCGACGAGCCATGGCGGGCACCGGGGCCGGACGCGAGCATCTGGACGCGTTCGCCGAAGTGGTGGCGGGCTACGCCGCGGACACCGGCGCCTCGCTCGGCGGACTGCTCGCGTTCCTCGCCGCCGCGGAGGAGGTCGAGAACGGCCTGGAGCCGGGCGAGGTCGAGGTCGCCAAGGACCGGGTCCAAGTGCTGACCGTGCACGCGGCGAAGGGCTTGGAATGGGAGATCGTCGCCGTGCCGCACGTGGTGGAGGGCGTCTTCCCGTCCAAAGTCGGTTCCGGCACGTGGCTGGGCGCGCTCGCCGAGCTGCCGACGTCGTTGCGGGGCGACCGGAAGCAGGACGACGCGGCCGAAGGCGTGCCGGTGCTCGATCTCACCGACCTCTACGACCGCGCCGACCTCGACCGCGCGATCAAGGCGCACAAGGAGGCGCTGGAGCGCCGCCGGATCGATGAGGAACGCCGCCTGTTCTATGTCGCGCTCACCAGAACCGAACGCGTGCTGCTCGTCTCGGCCCACCACTGGGCGGAGACCGGTAGCTCCCCGAAAGGGCCCTCGGATTTCCTGCTGGAGCTGAAGCACGCGCACCAGGACCCCGACAGCCCGGCATACGACGTCTTGACGATCGACCGCTGGGACGACCCGCCCGCGGCCGACGCCGTCAACCCGTTCACCGACAACCCCGCCACCGCCGAGTGGCCGCGCGACCCGCTCAGCACCCGCCGCGACCCCGTCGAACAGGGCGCGGCATTGGTCCGCGCCGCTCTGGCCGATCTGCGCTCCCGCGCTGCCGACGCCGGTCCTGCGCCACACGACACCGCCCAGGGCCGCGGCCTCCTCGAAGGGCAGTTGCCGCCGCTGGACGACGCGGCGGCATACCCGGACGAACCGGCCTACTATCCGCCCGACGACGAGGTCCCACCGGACGAGTTCGCGGACGACTTCGAGGTCCTCGCGACCGAATACGCCGACCCTTACGCGGACATCGAGCCCTATTTCGGCTCGGCGCCTGACCCGGTGGAGGAGTACCTGTCCGCTGACGAGCCGTTCGCCGCGACCGGCTTCGCTCCGCCCCCGCCGGAGGACCCGTACCGGCCGGAGCACACCCATCCGGTGCCGGATCCGGACGATCCGGATGGCTGGGCCGCCGACGTGGACGCCTTGCTGGCCGAACACCAGGCCGCCGCTGCCGCGGCCGAGGAGGTCGAGCTACCCGGTCAGATCGCGGCGACCGCACTGGTCGAGCTGCGCGCCGACCCGGCGAAACTCGCCGCCCGCCTGCGTCGTCCGCTGCCCTACCCGCCCAACCCGCTGGCCCGCCGCGGTACCGCGTTCCACGCCTGGGTGCAGCGCTGGTTCGGCTCCACCCGCCTGCTCGGTCTGGACGAACTGCCGGGCGCGGCCGACAGCGGCGCGGCCGACGCGGGCCTGGACGCCGAACTCACCGCGATGCAGGAGGCGTTCCTGAACTCGCCGTGGGCCGACCGCAGCCCCATCGAAGTCGAGATCCCGTTCGAGACCTCGATCGCGGGCACCGTGATCCGCGGCAGGATGGACGCGGTGTTCGCCGAACCCGGCGGCGGCTGGATCGTGGTGGACTGGAAGACCGGCGCCGAGCCCAGCGCCGCCGAAGAGCCCGCGGTGGCCATGCAGCTGGCCGTGTACCGCTTGGCGTGGGCACGGTTGATGGCCGCGCGCGAGGGACGGTCCGAGCAGGAGATGTTGCCCCGGATCGGCGCGGCGTTCCACTACGTGCGCACCGGGCGCACCATCGCGCCGAGGAACCTGGCCGGTCCGGACGAACTGGCCGAGCTGGTCAGGAACGCCGCGCCCGCCGGCTCACCGCCAGCGACGAAGTGA